The DNA segment TCAAAAGACTTTCCAATTCTGAAGTGGTAATTGATGCAACGTATATTTTCTTAAAGCAAAATATTTTAACGTAATTGCCGTAACTCTGGGCAAAAAGCACATCCTGAAAGTCAATTTCCACCATTGCTCCATCCACTTTTACCAGAAAAGAAGAGCAGATATCACTAGCAGTTTCGACCTTCTGTGAGGCTAAAAATCGTTCGACTGACTTTATAAAACGCGGAAGAAAAATTGGTTTTAGCAAATAATCAAATACGCCAAAGTCGTAACTTTTCAGCGCAAATTCTGAATAAGCCGTGGTGAGAATTGTAGTTGGAGGATCCGGCAATGTTGCCAGCAATTCCAAACCAGTAATCTCGGGCATATCAATATCTAGAAACATCAAATCGACAGAATTTGAGCGCAGATAATTGAGCGCTTCGATTCCGTTATAGCACTGATGCACCAACTCCAACTGCGGATTTTGCTTTATATAATTCTGAAGTACATAATGTGCTGCCGGTTCGTCGTCCACAATAAGACATTTGGTTTTTTTCATATTTATAAATCAAAAGTTAAAATTACCAAATATAAATTGACCGTATTATTAATTTCTAGAGAATGCCGCTTGGGATACAAAATATCCAACCGATCTTTGGTATTTTGCAAACCAATATTATTAGAACTTATTTCCTTCTTTTTATTGGGAACCGAATTTTCTACTACCAACCGTAGTTTGTTACTTTCCACCGAAATATTAATTTTCACAAAACACTTTTCAACAGTTGCCGTGCCGTGTTTGAAGGCATTTTCGATAAAGGCAATCAATAACATCGGGGCAATTTCGTAACTATTTTCTTTGTCAGACGTAAATGTAAAGCCAATATCACATCTATAACCAACGCGCTCTCGCTCAAGTTCGACGTAACTTGATATAAAGTCAACCTCATCTTCTAGTGAAACATATTCACGTTCGCCCTGCACCACTTGGTATCGCATTAATTGCGAAACTTTCATTATCATATCCGAAGTTCTTTCTGGATGTTGCAGCGAAATTCCATACAAGGTATTCATCGTATTGAACAAAAAGTGCGGATTAAACTGATTTTTGAGCGCTTTTAGCTCCACCTCATTAGATAGCAAGTCCTTTCTAGACTTATTTTTCAATTCTCTATAATGCTCTATAATCTGAATGGTCCCCAAGATGCAGAGCAAAGTTCCTGCGAGGGTGGCAAATTGAAATTGATAAGTCTTTTGGTGCGCTGATTTATATAAAAAGCAATTTTTGTAAATATATCCGGTACTTGCCTCGAAAAGAAACAATGTAAACACCAAAATTAAAGCTACAGTAAGTGCGATATAAAGTGCTGGCTTATGTTTTTTGAGTAGAATTGGCAGTAGATAAAAGCGATTAATCATCGCGTGGGCGTACAATACAAAGAAGTATAATAGTCCATTGCTAAAGCCCTTCCAACTTTGGATAAAAACCCAATCGTTGAGCGTAAAAAGCACAAACGAAAACAGGATAATCAAGATTTCCTGACCCCACCTATTTTCCAAGGCAAATTTGAATTGACGATTCATTTTTAAATTTAAGACTTCAAAGTAACGATTTTAGTTGAGATTTCCTCCAATCTAAATGACCAATTCAATTGGTCATTTACTACTTCCGTTGGTCATTTAAAACCCAAATTATTGCCTTTGCCAAGTTAGATTTGCGCTACAAACAACGATTATAATGAGATTTAGATCAAAAAAATTACTTTATCTATCACTTCTTGCCTTTCCAATCTTAAGTTCCGGACAAGTGCTTTCGCTGA comes from the Flavobacterium ardleyense genome and includes:
- a CDS encoding LytR/AlgR family response regulator transcription factor translates to MKKTKCLIVDDEPAAHYVLQNYIKQNPQLELVHQCYNGIEALNYLRSNSVDLMFLDIDMPEITGLELLATLPDPPTTILTTAYSEFALKSYDFGVFDYLLKPIFLPRFIKSVERFLASQKVETASDICSSFLVKVDGAMVEIDFQDVLFAQSYGNYVKIFCFKKIYVASITTSELESLLNTNNFMRIHKSYIVAIDKIKSFDKNNILIGEETIPIGITYKRALSDKLKSE
- a CDS encoding sensor histidine kinase; this translates as MNRQFKFALENRWGQEILIILFSFVLFTLNDWVFIQSWKGFSNGLLYFFVLYAHAMINRFYLLPILLKKHKPALYIALTVALILVFTLFLFEASTGYIYKNCFLYKSAHQKTYQFQFATLAGTLLCILGTIQIIEHYRELKNKSRKDLLSNEVELKALKNQFNPHFLFNTMNTLYGISLQHPERTSDMIMKVSQLMRYQVVQGEREYVSLEDEVDFISSYVELERERVGYRCDIGFTFTSDKENSYEIAPMLLIAFIENAFKHGTATVEKCFVKINISVESNKLRLVVENSVPNKKKEISSNNIGLQNTKDRLDILYPKRHSLEINNTVNLYLVILTFDL